TCAAACAGGACTCCTTTCTGACGATTACTTTTCTTCTATTTCCACTGCGGTTGGTGAGTTACTGGGCAGTAATTGTTCTGCACATGTAGTGATTGATAACTTAAAAAAACAATTTCCTGCTGTAAGCAAAGTAGTTGTATCGTATCGCCCTGTAGCTGTGCATGTAATGGTTTATGCTCATAAACCTGTTTGTTCTATTAATAATTCGCTTGTTCTTACAACTGGTGATGAGCTTTTTGCAAAAAATGTCTTTTCTGAAAGAGTTCTTGTTGCTATTCCAGACATTGCAGTTGCGCAAGAAAGTATGACAAAAATCCCACTTCTTTTATCGTCTCTGTTGCATGCATTACCTTCCAATTTTAATGAAACATATGATCTTGAATTGATTAATGAACATTGTGTTCGTTTGATTGATAAGCAGGAGCGACATTTTACGATTGTTTCATCTATTGCTCAAAAAACAACGCCACAGTTATTAGCTCAATGTGAATTAGTAAAAAAAAACATTGGTGAACGGAAAGATTTTGGTAAGGGGATAACGTGGATAGCAGATACACGTTTTGCAGATTATATTGTTGCTTATAAGGCATAAAGGGGGGAATGATTATGGCACGACTTATTAAAGACTCTATCATTACATCGATTGATATTGGTACAACAAAAATTTGTGTTCTTGTTGCGCGTAGAATGGGAGATCAGATTGAAATTATCGGAATAGGAAAATCTCCATCGCACGGATTACAAAAAGGTGTTGTTGTTGATATCGCAAAAACTATTAACTCAATCAGCAGAGCAGTAAAAGAAGCAGAAATGATGGCAGGATTACCAATAGACTCGGCGTACATTGGTATTTCTGGTGCTCACGTTAGTTCGGTAAATTCAAGTGGCGTAGTGCCAATTAAGCATGGTCAAATTAGACAATCTGATGTTGATACCGTTTTAGAAGCGGCCAAAGCAATAGCAATTCCTGAAGGTCGTCAGATTTTACATGTTTTACCGCAGTATTTTGTTATTAATGGGTGCGACCAAGTACAAGATCCAATTGGTATGCATGGGGTTCGTCTTGAAGTTCAAGCGCATATTATTATGGGATCAGTCTCCTCAGTACAAAATTTACTAAATTGTTGTCAAAGTGCTGGTGTAAACGTTAATGATATTATATTAGAACAACTTGCATCAGCCGATGCGGTCTTGAGTGAAGACGAGCGAGAATTAGGGGTTGGAGTCATTGATATTGGTGGTGGAACATCAGATGTAGCGTTTTACAAAAACTCTGCTGTAAGACATACCATGGTTCTTCCAGTAGCAGGTAATCATGTAACCAATGATATAGCAATTGGGTTACGGATTATGAAAAACGAAGCAGAAAGAATAAAAAAACGTTACGGTTTTGCAATTAGTAGTCTTGTTGAAATTGAAGAACTGGTTGAAGTTGAAATGATGCAAGGAGAAGATTTGCAAGTTGTGCGACTTTCAGACCTTGTTCTTATTATCGAATCGCGCATGAGAGAATTGTTTAGCTTAGTGAACAATGAAGTACATAAATATCAGTTGCAACAGTTTATGACGAATGGGATTGTGTTGACTGGTGGTGGATCATTGTTAACAGGAGCGCGAGAATTAGCAGAAGAGATTTTTGATTGTCCTGTGCGCATTGGAAAGCCACGTGTGTTATTTGATTTAGTGGAAACATTACAAAGTCCTTTATATGCAACCGGATATGGCTTATTGGTGCATGTTCTGCAACAAGAAAGAAAAATAAAAATGCATCTAAGTGAAGAACCATTGACGCGACGTGTTCTTGAACGAATGAAATCATGGGTATCGGATTTTTTTTAAAGTGTTAACGGAATTGGGCTTAAAAAAAAGGAGAAAATGATGATAGAGTTTGAACAAGAAGCATTGCAACGTCAGAAGTCAATGGTGTCAATTAAAGTTATTGGTGTTGGTGGCGCTGGCGGTAATGCGGTCAATAGTATTATAGAATCAGGATGTCAGGGAATTGGTTTTGTTGTCGCAAACACTGATGCACAGGCATTGGAATTTTCAAAAGCACAACACAAAATTCAAATCGGTGTTAAGTCAACAAAAGGGTTAGGGGCTGGGGCAAATCCAGAAATGGGAAAACGTGCTGCAGAGGAAGACTTGGATAAGGTGATGGACGCTATTAGCGGGGCGGACATTGTTTTTATTGTTGGTGGTATGGGTGGTGGAACGGGTTCGGGCGGATTACCAGTAATTGCACGTGCATTGCGTGATAAAGGTATTTTGGTAATAGCAATTGTAACACGTCCATTTTTATTTGAAGGTAAACGTCGTGCAGCGGTTGCAAGTGCGGCAATAGAAAGACTTAAGCAAGATGTAGATACGCTTATTGTAATTCCTAATCAGAAACTGCTTGAAGTAGTTGATCAACAAGTATCTATGATTGATGCATTTGCGATGATAAACGAAGGTGTTTTGAGTCAATCAGTACGCGGACTATCCGATATTATCACACGACCAGGACACATTAATGTTGATTACGCTGATATTCGTACAATCATGAAAGATCGTGGTCTTGCAGTAATGGGTACAGGCAAAGCATCAGGCAAAGGAAGAGCACGTCAAGCAGCATTGCAAGCAATATCATCACCATTACTAGAAAATATGAGTGTTGTTGGTGCTCATGGAGTATTGTGCAATATTACTGGCGGCAAAGGTCTTGGATTGCACGAAATTAGTGAAGCTGCTTCAGTGGTGTACGAACAAGCGCATGAGGATGCCAATATTATTATCGGTTCAGTAATTGATGATAGTTTACACGATGAAGTTATTGTCACGATTATAGCAACTGATTTTGAACGCTCTGCAGTTGTGGAAGAAGAAGTGATTGTTGCACCGATCATTCAAAAAGAAGAAGTTGTGATTGTTGCTGCGCCGGTGCAAGAAGTTGAACGAATTGCAGAACCACTTCCTTTAATGACAGAAATGGAATCAGCAGAAGAACTAGTGTTTGAGGCAGAAGAACCGCATAAACAGCAGAGTGATTTCTTCGAGAAAACCAATACATTTAGTTGCGCAGTAGATTCTAAAGATTTGGATATTCCAACATTTATGCGGCAGAAAAACGAATAGTTGTCCATAATAATTGGTTATAAAAGAGGCTTTTACCGGCCTCTTTTTTTGTGCCCAATGCGGTTTTTTTCTATTTGTCACGTCGAAATTGCCCCCTTTTTACAGGCAAGCTGATTAGTGTTATGGTTATAGAGAATAAGTCGTCGTGTACTATGTATGTAACATGAAGGGAATTATGATGAAAAAAAGAAACAAAATGGCATTGATGCTACCACTGATGGCATCATTGTGTGTTGGAAATGTGCATGCCAAAGGCAATCACGATGGCTTTATAGCAGGGGCTTGTGCTATAGGAGCTGCACTGATTGGTACAGCGGGCGTTGTGGCTTTTGCTGATTGGTGTTGTTCAGAAACAGACGACCAGCTTATTGCACGGGTAGATCGTGAATATCGTTCTATCGATCTGCAATATACAGGAACGATGAGCTATTTTAGCAATCTTGCTCATGTGCGTCCTTTATCAAAGAATATCTATCAGATACGTGATATCCAAGAATCAGCTCTTTATGAATTTGCTACACATGTGTGGAACAAAAACATTTCTCAATCTGACTATCGCTCAGGTGTTTGGTCTGCAAAACATACACTACAATCTGGTGTTCAAGATTTACGTAAACGTATTCATTCTCTTGAAAACAAAAACAAGTATGAAAATCAGAGAATACTTTCTATAATGCGTAACTTACTCAGTTCTACAGAAAGTTTATTATTGGAAATTACATTGTTTGCTGAATGTCTTGAATTCCATCAAGGTTATTTTACGTTGTACGATTCTGTAGGCACTATTCGTAATAAATATATTCAAGAGGTAACTATTCTTGAATATGGACACTATACGGCTGCAAGTGAAATTAAACGCTATATACTCAGTTGCGATAGTGGCCAATATGCATTCAAGAATTTTGTTAAAAATATTGAACGTAATATTTCTACGCTACAATCTAATGTAAATGCTCTTGGTTCTGATTCTGTAAACTATGATAACTGTGGTCATATGATGGATTATCTTCTTGTAGACAATGCTGCAGGCCGTTATAAAGCAGGAAGAAAATATGCTAATCATTTGATTAATCAGCTTACTGATATAAAGCAGGTTGTTGTAACTGATCCTCGCTATCAGCAAGAATTATATCAGTGGGAACAAGCACGCTTGGAACGTCAGCGCATGGACGCATTCGAAGCTCAGGCGCGTCTTGAACGTGATAGAATGCGTATATTACAACAACAAAATAGAATTCTTGAAGAACAAAATCGCATAGCACGTCAAAATATGTATGCACAGTGTGTGAACTATCCTGAAGTGCGAGTTGATGTTACTTTTGAATTATAAAATATAGATCGTTATTATAAAAAAGCAGAACCAGGAAAGATTTCTTGGTTCTGCTTTTTTTGTGATACTATTTTGCAAAAGCATTCTTCTTTGTTAGGTTATGTGCAATATAATTTTTATATGCATAATATGTGTAAGGAAGAAGTATGAGTAGCAGTGGCAGAATAGTTGTGGGAATCTTTTCTTTGGTTGCCGTGCATACGGTATTTTCTATGGATCAATCACCGGTACCGGTGGATATTATTCATCGGAGGTCAAGTGGTGAATCTATAGTCCTATTGGGTTCTTCCGGGCATCATTCTCCTACTTTGAGTCAATCTCCACAACAATCGGGTTGGGGGGAGTATGTAACTGCGGCATTTAACGGAATTTGTGATCGTGCAGCAAATGGTCTAAAATCAGCGACAGATACGGTGACTAATAAGGTATCTGATGAGGCTGCTTTTAAGAAGTTGGGATGGCCACCTTCAGATACTACTGCAGAAGCCGAATTAAACACTTGTCTTGCTAACTATGCAACGTTTAAAACTCTCACATTAAATTTTGAATGTTTTCAACAAGAATATGTGGAGCTTGAAGCATTTATTAATCGTAGAAGAGACTATCTGAGACGGGCAATCATAGCATTTCCTACTCTTGACAAAGGTATTGACGGTACTGAAGGTACTGGGTTTGCAACTCATTGTTTAAAGCATCATATTTGTATTATGCATAGTTTTGAAGAAGGAAGAATTCGTGCTTTTTTAGGGAAGAAGCAACGGGCATCTAAGAATGTAGATCAGATGATTAGTCAAGCTCTTGAAAGAGATTTCAGTGAAAGTAAAGCAGAGCAAGATAGGTAACACCTTTTTCCATTTTGGTACAGCACAAGAAACTGTCGAAGATATTCAGCGTAATCTGCAACTGCAATCACTTATCATTCTTGATCAAACACACGGAGTTAATGGGCATGTGATAACAGAAAACAACTGTCACATGCCGTTTAAATCTTTAGAAGGTGATTTTTTAGTAACAAATCAGCGCAACATTGGTATTGCTGTATTAACAGCAGATTGTTTGCCCATTATTTTTATTGATAAAAAAAACAATGCTGTTGGTATCGCGCATGCAGGTTGGCATGGTTCAGTGAATAATATTATCGGTGCAACGTTGGATTGTATGCACAAAAATTATGGTACAACAGTATTTGATGTAGCTGTTTTTTTGGGGCCTTGTGCGCATGTTTGTTGTTACAAAGTTGGAGAAGATTTTCTGCAACATATAAAACCCTTCGCATTTAGTGGTGATGCGATTGTGTATCGCGATAATAATCTGTTTTTTGATTTACCTCATTTTAATAAGCACATTTTACTTTCTGTTGGGTTACCACAAAATTCTATACATGATGAGTATAGTAAGTGCACTATCTGCAATGAAGAGTATTTTTCTTATCGTAGACAGGCAGATCTTGCTGGCAGGCAGGTGAGTGTTGTTAGTATTAAGTAAAAAGGGGAATTAATGAAAACAACTCATCCCACCGCTCTTGTTATTCTTGATGGTTTTGGTTATTCACCAGAAAAAAAATATAACGCAATTGCACATGCACACATGCCGCATTTTAATCAGTGGTGGAACACATATCCACATGCAATTTTAGCCGCTTGCGGGCCTGCTGTAGGATTACCAGTTGCGATGATTGGTAACTCAGAAGTTGGTCATCTTACTATTGGTGCTGGTCGAATAATCGACCAACCTATGAAAATATGGTTAGGTAGCATAGCAGATGGTACATTTGCATCCAACAAAGTTCTTACTGAACAGTTTGAAAAATTAAAAAGCGTTGGTGGTGCGTTGCATATTCTTGGTTTGTTGTCTGATGCTGGTGTGCATGCTCATGAACAACAAATATATGCGGTAATTGAAGTAGCAATACGAGCGGGAATAAAAAAAATAGTAATACATCCATTTTTAGATGGGCGCGATGTGTCGCCGCAATCTGCTCATGATTATTTGCAGCGACTTTCGCAATTGATAAAACATTTTAATCACGGTCAGGTAATCATAGGATCATTACATGGTCGTTTTTATGCGATGGACCGTGATAACAATTGGGATCGTATAGAAAAAAGTTATCGCGTATTAACAGAAAAACAACACGGTCCATATGATTCATGGGAAAAAGTTCTTGAGCGTAATTATGCACATACTATTACCGATGAATTTATTCCACCAACACAGCTTACAGCTGAAGGCTACATTCATAATGGAGATGGTATATTGTTTTGTAATGTACGACCAGACCGCGCGCGTGAATTAACAAGTAGTTTTCTAAGTCCAACTTCCGTTTCTCTCCAGTCGGGCACCCAGTACGAAACAGAGTGGGATATTGGATCAAAACTTGTTCCTTTTATTGTTAAACCTCTTAATCTTACTTTTTTCATTACACCAGTTGTGTATGATGTGAATCTTGCAACTACTGTGTTGTTTCCTCGAAAATCGGTGCGCAGCACGCTTAAAGATGTTTTAGCCGAACATGGTAAAACTATTTTTTCTATTACAGAAACGGAAAAGTATGCGCATGTTACGTATTTTTTTAGAGGAGAAAATGAGGATCCTGTTGCAACAGAAACACGCACAATGATCCATTCAATTAGAGCGCACGATTATAGTGCTCAACCAGAAATGAGTGCCAACGAAATAACTCACAGTGTAGTTGTATCGTTACATGAAGACCCAAAGGATTTTTATCTTATTAATTATGCCAATGCTGATATGGTAGGACATTCTGGAAGTTTTGGTGCAACAATCAAAGCAGTAGAATGCCTTGATAAACAACTTGGTGTACTGTATGAGCAAATTATCGAAAAGATGGATGGAACATTATATATCACTGCCGATCATGGTAAAGCTGAAGACATGTTTGACGAAGTAACAAAGCAACCCCGCACGGGGCATACGAATAATCCTGTACCATTTATTATGATAAACCCTCTTTCGCATAAAGCTTCAGAGGGCTTACGCAATGCTTCGAAAGGGATGTCTGATTTGCAATTGCCGTTAACAGGATTATCTGATGTTGCACCGTTTATTTTGAAGAATATGGGGATTGAGGTACCCGTTGAAATGCAAAAAAAGTAAGATAAGATTTAATGCCCAACTTGGCGTTGGGGATTAGTCTTATGATTTACCTGTAATAATTAAGAGGGTGCCCCTTCGATACTTTTTTGCAAAGCAAAAACACTCAGGGCGAGCGGAATAAGAAACTAAATTTTAATTGAAGTGAGTCACGTTATTATTGGGGCCAAAATTCAAAGTAAAGATATCCATTTTCATCAAACATCTCTTGAAAACCAAGTTCTCTATAAATTTTTTGTGCAGGTAGATTAGAAACACGTGTCCACAATGCAATGTGATCGGCGCCCATCTTGAATAATTCTTGCATAGCACGCAGTGCTAAAATTCTGCCATATCCGCGGCCTCTAAATGCATGATCTACCGCAAGAAAAAGTAATCGGCCTTGTGTAGGTGTTTCCATGTAATATGCGGTAAATCCAGCAAGTTTATCACTTTCACGCAATACTTTAATGTGCAATGATCCAAAATGTACAGGATTGGTATCATACGTACGATGCTTAATCATAAAAGCAGGAGAAGATTCAGGGCTTGCAAGAAGCCAGTACCAATTCTGGTTGAAGATATCCATTATTGCGTTGGTGTCGCGCGTAGCATTAAAATCGTAAATATTATCTTGTGGAATAGCATGACGATAGTAATTGTATATTCCAATGCCCAATCCGCCGCATGCAGCGAGTGTGATGCTGAGAAATAAAATAATTTTTTTTGTGCGAGATGTAAGCATAGATGGTCCTTATCTATTTTTTATAAATAATTTTATACAGCATCAATCCTTGAGCTGGTGCATTGGGTAATGTGTGAGCAGGATTGCATGCATCCATAACTTTTTGTAATAATGGTAATGCAGAATTTCCTTTTGATGCAACAGATAAACTTGCACCAACAATACGCCGAATCATATGGCGTAAAAATTTTTGTCCCTTAATCGTGATGCGATACGCTTTATAGCGTGGTAAATATTCTAAACTAATTGCATCGATAGTACGAATAGTATTTTCACGCGTATCTTCACTACTTCTGAATGAGGAAAAATCGTGTGTTCCAACAAAAAATTGCAGCGCAGTTTTTAGTACATCAAAATCTATTTTATACGGATAAAAATAACCATAACGTTGGATAAATGGCAATGGTCGTTCGGTAAAAAAGTGATAGTGATAAATCTTTTGATCAACATTACAAAATGGGTTGAATGAATCATCTACCAATTCTAACGAGCGAATCATAATATCAGTAGGCAATGCATTGTTCCATGCCCATTTTAATCTGTCTGCAGGGATAGCAAGATCCGTTTTTATGCGTGCAATTTGTCCAAGAGCATGAACGCCTGCATCGGTGCGAGATGCGCCAAGTACGCGCATTTCATGCTTAAACACGTTTGCAAATGCTTGGTTAAGGGCGCCAGCAACAGATGGCTTGTGGTTTTGTGTTTGCCAGCCAGAATAATCAGAACCGTCATAAGCTACGGTTAATTTGTATGTCTTCATAATTTTAGAATAGCATAAAAATGAGAATTATTAAAAAAAAGCCCTGGATTTCCAGGGCTTTTTAAATTGCTTGTTTAGTATCAATAACGATAAGTTGTTGTTGTGTATGGCCACGTTGAGCTCGTTGTTTGTACACGAACAACAGAATTACTTGAATAGGTAACTTTGACTCCTGGCTTAACATGGTAATATCGAGGTCTTGGATTTTTCATTTCTTCAATCACTGCCCATACAAAAAGGGCACCAGAACCAGTACATATAATGCCAGCGCATACATCATTAACAAAGCGATGTGTGGCACGTTTTCTGTTTTCACTTTTTTGCTGTGCTATCATTTCAGATAATAATGTGAGCTTTGATTTTTCAGTTAAATTATAATTTGTTATTACATCTATAATTGCCCGATGACATTCTGATCCACTTATAACCTGTTCATCAAGCCATTGAGCAACTTTTTGTGCTTGTGTGCTATTTTGAGTTCGTAGATCTTGCGCAAAGCTTAAAATCTGCGATTTCTCATTTTTGAGTGTATGTTCATCAGCAAAAAACGCACCAGCACTTAACTGCACGCCGAGGGCTAATACGATAGCGATTGATAGTTTTTTTGAAATAGTCATAATAGGACCTCTGTTTATTACTTAACTTCTTTATCATTACTAATATTACCAAATGTAATAAAATTGATCAAATGGGCTTCGGATAGCTGCTTCTGGTGCCATAGAAGACTGTTTTTAAACACAAAAAAAGGGTGACTCTTGCGAATCACCCATCAGTTTATCTTACCCTTTTGGTTATCTACATCCAGCCAGAAGCGCTTAGGATCTAGCGAAAATTAATAGCTTTGCATAATCTCCACGATCAGCAAGTTGTAATGATTCAATGTATTGTTTGCGTATAGGAGTAGCCTTGGTTAAGTCTTGATGCATTCCCCAAGTAAATC
The Candidatus Babeliales bacterium genome window above contains:
- the ftsZ gene encoding cell division protein FtsZ, producing MMIEFEQEALQRQKSMVSIKVIGVGGAGGNAVNSIIESGCQGIGFVVANTDAQALEFSKAQHKIQIGVKSTKGLGAGANPEMGKRAAEEDLDKVMDAISGADIVFIVGGMGGGTGSGGLPVIARALRDKGILVIAIVTRPFLFEGKRRAAVASAAIERLKQDVDTLIVIPNQKLLEVVDQQVSMIDAFAMINEGVLSQSVRGLSDIITRPGHINVDYADIRTIMKDRGLAVMGTGKASGKGRARQAALQAISSPLLENMSVVGAHGVLCNITGGKGLGLHEISEAASVVYEQAHEDANIIIGSVIDDSLHDEVIVTIIATDFERSAVVEEEVIVAPIIQKEEVVIVAAPVQEVERIAEPLPLMTEMESAEELVFEAEEPHKQQSDFFEKTNTFSCAVDSKDLDIPTFMRQKNE
- the ftsA gene encoding cell division protein FtsA, producing the protein MARLIKDSIITSIDIGTTKICVLVARRMGDQIEIIGIGKSPSHGLQKGVVVDIAKTINSISRAVKEAEMMAGLPIDSAYIGISGAHVSSVNSSGVVPIKHGQIRQSDVDTVLEAAKAIAIPEGRQILHVLPQYFVINGCDQVQDPIGMHGVRLEVQAHIIMGSVSSVQNLLNCCQSAGVNVNDIILEQLASADAVLSEDERELGVGVIDIGGGTSDVAFYKNSAVRHTMVLPVAGNHVTNDIAIGLRIMKNEAERIKKRYGFAISSLVEIEELVEVEMMQGEDLQVVRLSDLVLIIESRMRELFSLVNNEVHKYQLQQFMTNGIVLTGGGSLLTGARELAEEIFDCPVRIGKPRVLFDLVETLQSPLYATGYGLLVHVLQQERKIKMHLSEEPLTRRVLERMKSWVSDFF
- the gpmI gene encoding 2,3-bisphosphoglycerate-independent phosphoglycerate mutase, with translation MKTTHPTALVILDGFGYSPEKKYNAIAHAHMPHFNQWWNTYPHAILAACGPAVGLPVAMIGNSEVGHLTIGAGRIIDQPMKIWLGSIADGTFASNKVLTEQFEKLKSVGGALHILGLLSDAGVHAHEQQIYAVIEVAIRAGIKKIVIHPFLDGRDVSPQSAHDYLQRLSQLIKHFNHGQVIIGSLHGRFYAMDRDNNWDRIEKSYRVLTEKQHGPYDSWEKVLERNYAHTITDEFIPPTQLTAEGYIHNGDGILFCNVRPDRARELTSSFLSPTSVSLQSGTQYETEWDIGSKLVPFIVKPLNLTFFITPVVYDVNLATTVLFPRKSVRSTLKDVLAEHGKTIFSITETEKYAHVTYFFRGENEDPVATETRTMIHSIRAHDYSAQPEMSANEITHSVVVSLHEDPKDFYLINYANADMVGHSGSFGATIKAVECLDKQLGVLYEQIIEKMDGTLYITADHGKAEDMFDEVTKQPRTGHTNNPVPFIMINPLSHKASEGLRNASKGMSDLQLPLTGLSDVAPFILKNMGIEVPVEMQKK
- the pgeF gene encoding peptidoglycan editing factor PgeF gives rise to the protein MKVKQSKIGNTFFHFGTAQETVEDIQRNLQLQSLIILDQTHGVNGHVITENNCHMPFKSLEGDFLVTNQRNIGIAVLTADCLPIIFIDKKNNAVGIAHAGWHGSVNNIIGATLDCMHKNYGTTVFDVAVFLGPCAHVCCYKVGEDFLQHIKPFAFSGDAIVYRDNNLFFDLPHFNKHILLSVGLPQNSIHDEYSKCTICNEEYFSYRRQADLAGRQVSVVSIK
- a CDS encoding GNAT family N-acetyltransferase, which codes for MLTSRTKKIILFLSITLAACGGLGIGIYNYYRHAIPQDNIYDFNATRDTNAIMDIFNQNWYWLLASPESSPAFMIKHRTYDTNPVHFGSLHIKVLRESDKLAGFTAYYMETPTQGRLLFLAVDHAFRGRGYGRILALRAMQELFKMGADHIALWTRVSNLPAQKIYRELGFQEMFDENGYLYFEFWPQ
- the truA gene encoding tRNA pseudouridine(38-40) synthase TruA produces the protein MKTYKLTVAYDGSDYSGWQTQNHKPSVAGALNQAFANVFKHEMRVLGASRTDAGVHALGQIARIKTDLAIPADRLKWAWNNALPTDIMIRSLELVDDSFNPFCNVDQKIYHYHFFTERPLPFIQRYGYFYPYKIDFDVLKTALQFFVGTHDFSSFRSSEDTRENTIRTIDAISLEYLPRYKAYRITIKGQKFLRHMIRRIVGASLSVASKGNSALPLLQKVMDACNPAHTLPNAPAQGLMLYKIIYKK